One window from the genome of Rhodobacteraceae bacterium S2214 encodes:
- a CDS encoding pseudouridine-5'-phosphate glycosidase, with protein sequence MIPISYSAEVAAARENGTPIVALESTIITHGMPYPQNVETARLVEQDVRDNNAVPATIAVMNGVLHIGLSDDELEALGKSENVAKLSRADIAACIATGGTGATTVAATMIGAAQAGISVFATGGIGGVHKGAEETFDISADLQELALTPVTVVAAGAKAILDLNKTYEVLETFGVPVITLGQDMLPAFWSATSDLASPLRMDSATDIAKSHAMRGEMGLSGGQLVCNPIPQDAQIPAEVLAPVIAQALAEADAQNINAKAVTPFLLGRIFELTEGRSLTANIALVRNNARVAAEIAVALSKT encoded by the coding sequence ATGATCCCTATCAGCTATAGCGCCGAAGTCGCCGCAGCCCGTGAAAACGGCACACCTATTGTCGCGCTTGAAAGCACGATTATCACCCACGGCATGCCGTATCCGCAGAACGTGGAAACGGCACGGCTGGTTGAACAAGATGTACGCGATAACAACGCAGTACCGGCCACAATTGCGGTGATGAACGGCGTTCTGCACATCGGTCTATCTGACGACGAACTGGAAGCACTTGGCAAATCCGAAAACGTAGCAAAACTATCGCGCGCGGATATCGCCGCCTGTATCGCAACAGGTGGCACAGGTGCCACAACCGTTGCAGCCACGATGATCGGCGCGGCCCAAGCAGGCATTTCGGTCTTTGCGACAGGCGGTATCGGCGGGGTCCACAAAGGGGCCGAAGAAACCTTTGATATCTCTGCCGATTTGCAGGAACTGGCGCTGACACCCGTCACTGTGGTTGCAGCGGGTGCGAAAGCGATCCTCGACTTGAACAAAACCTACGAAGTCCTTGAAACCTTTGGTGTTCCCGTGATCACACTTGGGCAAGACATGCTGCCTGCATTCTGGTCCGCCACATCCGATTTGGCGTCGCCATTGCGTATGGACAGTGCAACCGACATCGCGAAATCACACGCGATGCGCGGTGAAATGGGCCTGTCCGGCGGTCAGCTTGTCTGTAATCCAATTCCCCAAGACGCCCAGATACCAGCAGAGGTTTTGGCACCCGTCATCGCACAGGCGCTCGCCGAAGCTGACGCGCAAAACATCAATGCCAAAGCGGTCACGCCATTCTTGTTGGGTCGCATTTTCGAGCTGACAGAGGGCCGATCGCTAACTGCAAACATCGCACTGGTGCGCAACAACGCACGGGTCGCCGCAGAAATCGCGGTCGCACTCAGCAAAACCTAA
- a CDS encoding DUF502 domain-containing protein: MKNDQIPQTPPPPRKHGFFAGVRGNFLAGLIIVAPIGLTFYFIWTIVGWVDGWVWPFVPNAYHPEALINRFFGNPENPISVNVRGIGVVIFLLFTILVGWIGKGLMGRSLIRFGERFVERMPVVRSIYNGVKQIAETVFSQRDTSFDKACLIEYPRRGIWAIAFISTNAKGEIHTKLSDGDDIATVFLPTTPNPTSGFLLFLPRRDVKELDMTVEDAAKLVISAGLVYPNTTDPTKPTSP, translated from the coding sequence ATGAAAAACGATCAAATTCCACAAACGCCTCCGCCCCCGCGCAAGCACGGTTTTTTTGCTGGTGTGCGGGGTAATTTTCTGGCCGGTTTGATCATCGTCGCGCCCATCGGGCTGACGTTCTATTTCATATGGACCATCGTTGGTTGGGTCGATGGGTGGGTCTGGCCGTTTGTGCCCAACGCCTACCACCCAGAAGCGCTAATCAACCGCTTTTTTGGTAATCCGGAAAACCCGATCAGTGTGAACGTGCGCGGGATCGGCGTTGTTATCTTCCTGCTGTTCACGATCCTAGTCGGTTGGATCGGTAAAGGGTTGATGGGTCGGTCGCTGATCCGGTTTGGCGAACGCTTTGTCGAACGGATGCCCGTCGTGCGTTCGATCTACAACGGTGTGAAGCAGATCGCAGAAACCGTTTTTTCCCAAAGAGATACGTCGTTTGATAAAGCCTGCCTGATCGAATACCCGCGCCGTGGCATTTGGGCGATTGCGTTCATTTCGACGAATGCAAAAGGTGAAATCCACACCAAACTATCGGATGGCGACGACATCGCGACAGTATTCCTGCCAACGACACCGAACCCGACATCCGGCTTTTTGCTGTTCCTACCGCGCAGAGATGTCAAAGAACTTGATATGACCGTCGAAGACGCGGCCAAACTGGTGATTTCTGCGGGTCTCGTGTACCCGAACACAACCGATCCAACAAAGCCGACATCACCATGA
- a CDS encoding LysE/ArgO family amino acid transporter yields the protein MISAAVTGFATAFALILAIGAQNAFVLRQGLLKTHVFPLALFCALSDAVLIIAGVWGFGAIVALWPALPTVTAYAGAAFLFCYGFMRFWAAYVGDYDMQLAGQSGTLAATIATAAAFTWLNPHVYLDTLGLIGAISTQFEGAEKLGFGIGAVTSSFVFFFSLAYGARLLAPLMRSAKAWRVLDVLIGIVMWALAFKLLFS from the coding sequence ATGATCTCAGCCGCCGTTACTGGGTTTGCCACTGCCTTTGCTTTGATCCTCGCCATCGGCGCGCAGAACGCCTTTGTCCTGCGGCAAGGGCTGCTGAAAACGCATGTTTTTCCATTGGCGTTATTCTGCGCGCTGTCTGACGCGGTTCTGATTATCGCTGGTGTCTGGGGCTTTGGGGCCATCGTCGCCCTCTGGCCAGCGCTTCCGACGGTCACGGCTTACGCGGGCGCCGCATTCCTGTTCTGTTATGGTTTTATGCGGTTTTGGGCTGCATACGTTGGCGATTATGACATGCAGCTCGCGGGTCAGTCAGGGACTTTGGCCGCGACCATTGCAACGGCGGCAGCCTTCACGTGGTTGAACCCGCATGTCTACCTCGACACGCTCGGGCTAATCGGCGCGATTTCAACGCAGTTCGAAGGCGCTGAAAAGCTTGGCTTCGGTATCGGTGCAGTCACGTCGTCCTTCGTGTTCTTCTTCAGCCTCGCCTACGGCGCGCGCCTCCTGGCACCGCTCATGCGATCCGCAAAAGCATGGCGGGTCTTGGACGTCCTTATCGGCATCGTCATGTGGGCTTTGGCGTTCAAGCTATTGTTTAGCTGA